Proteins from one Gottschalkia purinilytica genomic window:
- a CDS encoding tyrosine phenol-lyase, translated as MEKKYVAEPYKIKVVEPIAVTSRAQREEVIKKAGYNTFLINSSDVYIDLLTDSGTTAMSDNQWAGIMMGDEAYAGSKNFMKLQEAVREVYGFKYIVPTHQGRGAENILSQITIKEGDYIPGNMYFTTTRAHQEMNGGTFVDVIIDEAHDSANENPFKGNIDLKKFENLIDEVGADKIPYICVAVTVNLAGGQPVSMKNLKEVSKLAKENGIMVMYDATRCVENAYFIKEREEGYQDKSIAEILKEMMSYADGCTMSGKKDCLVNIGGFLAINDEKLYQKATQLVVVYEGMPSYGGMSGRDMEAMARGIYESVDYNYIHHRITQCRYLGDKLSDAGIPIVKPVGGHAVFLDAKQFYPHIPQDEFPAQMLAAQLYLKSGVRSMERGIISAGRDKDGNNYHPKLELVRLTIPRRVYTYAHMDVVADSIIDLYKERDKVKGLKMVYEPPVLRFFTARFEPLK; from the coding sequence ATGGAAAAGAAATATGTAGCAGAACCTTATAAAATTAAGGTTGTAGAACCTATTGCTGTTACTTCTAGAGCTCAAAGAGAGGAGGTAATAAAGAAAGCTGGATATAATACGTTTCTTATAAACTCTTCAGATGTTTATATTGATTTATTAACTGATAGTGGAACAACTGCTATGAGTGATAATCAGTGGGCTGGAATTATGATGGGGGATGAAGCATATGCTGGTTCAAAAAACTTTATGAAACTTCAAGAAGCTGTTAGAGAGGTTTATGGATTTAAATATATAGTACCTACACATCAAGGAAGAGGAGCAGAAAATATACTTTCTCAAATAACTATTAAAGAGGGAGACTATATTCCTGGAAATATGTATTTCACTACAACAAGAGCTCATCAAGAAATGAATGGAGGTACATTTGTAGATGTAATTATTGATGAAGCACATGATTCTGCAAATGAAAATCCTTTTAAAGGTAATATTGACTTGAAGAAATTTGAAAACCTTATAGATGAAGTTGGAGCTGATAAAATTCCATATATATGTGTAGCTGTAACTGTAAATCTTGCTGGTGGTCAGCCTGTTTCTATGAAGAATTTGAAGGAAGTTTCAAAGCTTGCTAAAGAAAATGGGATAATGGTAATGTATGATGCTACTAGATGTGTTGAAAATGCATACTTTATAAAAGAAAGAGAGGAAGGATATCAAGATAAGTCTATAGCAGAAATACTAAAAGAAATGATGAGTTATGCTGATGGATGTACAATGTCAGGTAAAAAAGATTGTCTAGTTAATATTGGTGGCTTTTTAGCTATTAATGATGAAAAACTATATCAAAAAGCTACTCAACTAGTTGTTGTTTATGAAGGAATGCCTTCTTATGGTGGAATGTCAGGAAGAGATATGGAAGCTATGGCTAGAGGTATTTATGAATCAGTAGATTATAACTATATTCATCATAGAATAACTCAATGTAGATATCTAGGAGACAAATTAAGTGATGCAGGAATTCCTATTGTTAAGCCTGTTGGCGGTCATGCAGTATTTTTAGATGCGAAACAATTTTATCCACATATTCCTCAAGATGAATTTCCTGCTCAAATGCTTGCAGCACAACTTTATTTAAAATCTGGAGTTAGAAGTATGGAAAGAGGAATAATATCAGCAGGAAGAGATAAGGATGGAAATAACTATCACCCAAAACTAGAACTTGTAAGATTAACTATCCCAAGAAGAGTTTATACTTATGCCCACATGGATGTAGTTGCTGATTCAATTATTGATCTTTATAAAGAGAGAGATAAAGTAAAAGGATTAAAAATGGTTTATGAACCACCTGTGCTCAGATTCTTCACAGCTAGATTTGAACCACTTAAGTAA